The proteins below come from a single Serratia fonticola genomic window:
- a CDS encoding sulfite exporter TauE/SafE family protein, giving the protein MGLPTVAMGLLGMFIPLPIAVALLVIPSFVTNMLQLFTGPSVRLIISRLWLMMLLIVAGTVSASSLLITINPAWSAFALGVALIVYAAFALVSPSFTVSQAREKWLSPVIGGVTGIITGATGVFVMPAVPFLQSLRFSKDELVQALGLSFTVSTVALAVGLYLHDAFRVEQFSLSFLSILPALVGMWLGQKVRARISAKRFRQCFLLFLIVLGMELISRPFV; this is encoded by the coding sequence ATGGGACTGCCAACAGTAGCAATGGGGCTGCTTGGCATGTTTATACCACTTCCGATCGCGGTGGCATTGCTGGTAATTCCTTCTTTCGTGACGAATATGCTGCAGCTTTTTACCGGCCCCTCAGTGAGGCTGATTATCAGCCGTCTGTGGCTGATGATGCTGCTTATTGTAGCTGGTACAGTGTCAGCATCTTCGCTTCTTATCACCATTAATCCGGCCTGGTCAGCATTCGCTCTGGGCGTGGCTTTAATCGTTTATGCTGCTTTTGCGCTGGTTTCACCGTCGTTTACGGTTTCTCAAGCCAGGGAGAAATGGCTTTCCCCGGTTATTGGCGGCGTGACAGGTATAATCACCGGTGCAACAGGCGTATTCGTTATGCCAGCCGTTCCCTTTCTTCAGTCGCTTCGTTTCAGTAAAGATGAACTCGTTCAGGCCCTGGGGCTGTCATTCACAGTTTCTACCGTGGCGCTGGCCGTGGGGCTTTATCTGCATGATGCTTTCAGGGTAGAGCAGTTTTCACTGTCCTTTTTATCTATATTGCCTGCTTTGGTTGGGATGTGGCTGGGGCAGAAAGTGCGGGCGCGCATTAGTGCCAAACGTTTCAGGCAGTGTTTTCTCCTGTTTCTGATTGT
- a CDS encoding LysR family transcriptional regulator: MKLDLYDLKLVVCIADAGSITHGARCANLAVGSASERLKNIEDDTGVKLFSRHPRGVSLTEAGEVLVRHAREILSQQERLKAELGAYAKGVRGKIKLYANTSAMAEYLPGRLAKWLSEHPDVSIELEERTSADIINSISNGIAEAGLVSDAVDARELMLEPMTDDRLALIVPPSHPFERRDKISFSDVITEPFIGLYPGNALQDYINEHAEDLGRPLTYRVRMSSFEGIGEMVSSSIGVGVLPVSVAERFSKKFHYHILPLTDQWARRRICICYKTQDSLSPAMRELIDFLRVQDL, encoded by the coding sequence ATGAAACTGGATCTTTATGATTTGAAACTTGTCGTCTGTATCGCTGATGCCGGAAGCATTACCCATGGTGCACGATGTGCCAACCTGGCCGTTGGTTCGGCCAGTGAGAGACTTAAAAACATAGAGGACGATACCGGGGTGAAGCTGTTTTCACGACATCCGAGGGGCGTCAGCCTTACAGAAGCCGGTGAGGTCCTCGTACGCCATGCCCGGGAAATACTGTCCCAGCAGGAGCGGCTTAAAGCTGAGCTCGGCGCTTATGCAAAAGGAGTCAGAGGAAAAATAAAGTTATATGCCAATACCTCAGCGATGGCTGAGTATCTGCCCGGCAGGCTTGCAAAGTGGCTTTCAGAGCACCCGGATGTGAGCATTGAGCTGGAAGAGAGAACAAGTGCGGATATCATTAACAGTATAAGTAATGGTATAGCTGAAGCAGGACTCGTTTCAGATGCGGTAGACGCCCGGGAACTCATGCTTGAACCAATGACAGATGACAGGCTTGCGCTTATCGTCCCACCCTCTCACCCGTTTGAACGCAGAGATAAAATCTCTTTCTCTGATGTGATCACAGAGCCTTTCATTGGTTTATACCCCGGTAATGCGCTGCAGGACTACATCAATGAGCATGCCGAAGACCTTGGCCGCCCACTGACTTATCGCGTCAGAATGAGCAGTTTTGAAGGGATTGGTGAGATGGTCAGTAGCAGTATTGGCGTAGGGGTTCTTCCTGTATCAGTAGCTGAACGCTTCAGTAAAAAATTTCATTACCATATATTACCGCTAACCGATCAATGGGCACGACGGCGAATCTGCATTTGCTATAAAACACAGGATTCACTGAGCCCAGCCATGAGAGAATTGATCGATTTTCTCAGGGTACAAGATTTATAA
- a CDS encoding chorismate mutase, with product MHFSSIEDVRKAIDGIDSQLVSLIAERGRLVKAAAGFKKDQDAVRAPDRVQRVIDKVRAEAAVVGLPEDIIEKVYRAMINAFIDYELEQHRSLVQNF from the coding sequence ATGCATTTTTCTTCTATCGAAGACGTGAGAAAGGCCATAGATGGTATCGACTCCCAACTTGTTTCACTCATTGCCGAACGTGGCCGGTTGGTGAAAGCAGCCGCTGGATTCAAAAAAGATCAGGATGCTGTTCGTGCGCCTGACAGGGTTCAGAGGGTCATTGATAAGGTGAGGGCAGAAGCCGCTGTGGTTGGACTCCCCGAAGACATTATTGAAAAAGTTTACCGTGCGATGATTAACGCATTTATTGATTATGAGCTGGAACAGCACCGAAGTCTGGTACAAAATTTTTAA
- a CDS encoding Ig-like domain-containing protein produces MLHRNNIFKVFVFRILLVLIVVMSQVVQAVHQSTQPVHGRPPTTTLSVDNVKPRAGEVITVTSSFNDVDGDAEQGTTYQWTLDGAAINGATSPSYTLELSNILAGSALNVIVTPQTNPDITIPSEGLPVQLPSPINIKWQRMLSNLVWAESPLGAVADGLEVNTVHATVQYLDGTPVVGATVLFDADNMGAISASAQTGIGGEATAYVTNVIAGTTQVTARIDDDAQSVNTLFVAGPVEVVHAEVTQDNALANGIDDNNVQVYVEDRHGNSIEGETVNFTATNGVTLLAASGVTDSNGEVKIALTSDTAVNSDVTATTANGVSATVNVAFFADVQMTHILANGASFSADDGFPKTGFTGAEFQLVVGEDPAGNSSYSWSSDQSWASVDGSGNVRFNQEPTSANNRVTITAEHTGNGSTLTYQFTVNRWFRNNSYFLIGVSEAAAWCSSQGGGYAVPSYSELTDRTPIAQTGANRDANARLWNEWGSMSRYSNGWFAGNYWVRELTAAGNERHYVYLGNGSLFSFPLDGVTYVTCSTSL; encoded by the coding sequence ATGTTGCATCGCAATAATATCTTTAAGGTTTTTGTATTCAGGATATTACTGGTTCTGATCGTCGTGATGAGCCAGGTGGTGCAGGCTGTCCATCAATCTACCCAGCCAGTCCACGGGCGGCCACCGACCACTACGCTCTCGGTAGACAACGTCAAGCCGCGGGCCGGGGAGGTGATTACCGTGACATCCTCCTTCAATGATGTGGATGGCGATGCGGAACAGGGAACGACCTACCAGTGGACGCTGGACGGTGCTGCCATTAATGGGGCAACCAGCCCCAGTTATACTCTGGAGCTCAGCAACATCCTGGCGGGCAGTGCGTTGAACGTGATCGTAACCCCTCAAACCAATCCCGATATTACCATTCCAAGTGAAGGACTGCCGGTTCAGCTACCCAGCCCTATCAATATCAAGTGGCAGCGGATGCTTTCCAACCTGGTATGGGCTGAGTCTCCTCTGGGGGCGGTTGCCGATGGGTTGGAGGTGAACACCGTACACGCTACCGTTCAGTATCTGGACGGTACACCTGTTGTGGGCGCAACGGTGCTTTTCGATGCCGATAATATGGGCGCGATTTCGGCCAGTGCGCAAACTGGAATTGGGGGCGAGGCAACGGCTTATGTGACGAATGTGATCGCCGGTACCACTCAGGTAACGGCCAGGATTGATGATGATGCTCAGTCGGTCAATACGCTGTTTGTTGCTGGCCCAGTGGAGGTTGTGCATGCGGAAGTCACCCAGGACAATGCGCTGGCCAATGGTATCGACGATAATAATGTGCAGGTCTATGTCGAAGACCGCCATGGCAACAGTATTGAGGGTGAAACGGTAAACTTCACCGCGACCAACGGCGTAACGCTGCTGGCTGCCAGTGGCGTGACGGACAGCAACGGTGAGGTAAAAATAGCTCTGACCAGTGACACTGCCGTCAATAGTGATGTCACCGCCACCACCGCCAATGGCGTTTCAGCTACCGTCAACGTTGCGTTTTTTGCTGATGTGCAGATGACGCATATCTTGGCCAACGGCGCCTCTTTCTCGGCTGATGACGGCTTCCCTAAAACAGGCTTTACCGGTGCGGAATTTCAGTTGGTGGTTGGCGAGGATCCTGCCGGGAACAGCTCCTATAGCTGGAGTAGCGATCAGAGCTGGGCCAGCGTGGATGGCAGCGGTAATGTGAGATTTAATCAAGAACCTACATCGGCTAATAATAGGGTCACCATTACGGCCGAACATACAGGCAATGGCTCAACGTTAACCTATCAATTTACCGTCAACCGCTGGTTCAGAAATAATAGCTACTTCCTTATAGGGGTTAGTGAGGCTGCCGCTTGGTGCAGTTCCCAAGGGGGCGGCTACGCGGTGCCGAGCTATAGTGAGCTGACAGACCGAACTCCCATAGCCCAGACAGGGGCCAACCGGGATGCCAATGCCAGATTGTGGAATGAATGGGGCAGCATGAGCCGATACTCTAACGGTTGGTTTGCGGGTAACTATTGGGTGAGGGAGCTTACCGCTGCCGGTAACGAACGGCATTATGTTTACCTGGGGAACGGTAGTTTATTCAGTTTCCCGCTAGACGGCGTAACTTATGTGACTTGCTCAACCTCTCTATAG
- a CDS encoding ZirU family protein → MNNKIGSRRGLVPLLSGMLLSMLIVGSAWSAVTSSPTSTVRGRAPVVTQSTIVSDNASGNGLIDIGDTLSVGTAGAFSDADGDTAIPETYQWQADGADIAGATNNTYTIVAGDLGKAITVLVTPHTDPAITDPAVGLVVPSNTLTVIAGGTVTGVTVTGEVGGYPQVDSTLTATATCAGGTCNGVTYQWQLETGQGTNTYSNISGATSSTYTPVRTDQRLRVQVVVSNPAAQ, encoded by the coding sequence ATGAACAACAAGATTGGCTCACGCAGAGGGCTGGTTCCTTTGCTATCGGGAATGTTGCTCAGCATGCTGATAGTCGGTTCTGCCTGGTCGGCGGTGACCTCCAGCCCGACTTCTACCGTAAGAGGGCGGGCCCCGGTAGTGACGCAGAGCACCATCGTTTCTGACAATGCCAGTGGCAACGGTTTGATCGATATCGGAGATACCTTGAGTGTCGGTACCGCAGGGGCGTTCAGCGATGCGGATGGTGATACGGCGATACCGGAAACCTACCAATGGCAGGCTGATGGTGCAGATATTGCAGGAGCGACCAATAATACCTACACCATTGTTGCCGGAGACTTGGGCAAAGCTATTACCGTGTTAGTGACTCCGCACACCGACCCGGCCATTACCGATCCGGCCGTGGGTTTAGTGGTTCCCTCTAATACCTTGACAGTTATTGCGGGTGGGACAGTCACCGGCGTGACGGTTACCGGTGAAGTTGGTGGCTATCCACAGGTTGACTCTACTCTGACTGCGACAGCAACCTGTGCGGGTGGTACCTGTAATGGCGTGACCTACCAGTGGCAGCTTGAAACTGGCCAGGGAACAAATACTTACAGCAACATAAGCGGGGCAACAAGCAGCACATACACCCCTGTACGGACAGACCAGAGACTGAGAGTTCAGGTAGTTGTCAGCAACCCTGCAGCTCAGTAA
- a CDS encoding ZirU family protein → MAFKPLVVWINITLQLLFPLSLSFAPVIAKMLAPAPLTKPVTLYETEPYTLSLGETVYSVAKKQHITLDELKKANQFRSFSKPFNQLGSGDEIDIPTAASLRLKNQQTEASPVVPLSQHNERLAHGLLKGTTLLADDNTPLAAAGMARSMVVGEINDSAQHWLSSYGTARVQLNLNDDFSLEGSSVDLLVPLYDDKKSLLFSQLGMRNKDSRNTVNLGAGVRTVQDNWMYGVNAFYDRDMTGKNDRVGFGVEAWTDYLKLSANSYLALTDWHQSRDFADYNERPANGYDLRAEAYLPAYPQLGGKLMFEQYRGDEVALFGKDDRQKNPYAVTAGINYTPIPLITIGAEHRAGKGSRNDSSISMQLNYRLGESWQAQIDPSAVAASRTLAGSRYDLVERNNQIVLEYQKQTLIQLALPDQMTGSAFETIKVDAQVTAKYGLERIDWDSASLVAAGGMVIQTSSQSISLKLPPFMAGNNNYTLAAVAYDNQGNASNRSTTQIVVTQQNVSIVNSSTQASPVEIPADGVTKSMVTLTLKDLNNLPVQGMGDQLIAELHFTPNTGTTQPISNPLLSTVTETAPGVYTYQLTAGFSQGEAIIAPTINDISLASAKVNLIASSQVLSPENSLFSVEPAEIIADGLQTSMLDFTALDNNHQPINGLTVAFEVTGIPEVTLSAVTENNGVYSAKLSGTVAGTVTVVPTVNGAAVEMKSHDVVLTADRSAATIELMVISDHAYANGVDVNKVEARVTDSHGNPIDATAVEFEVDNGATVLSPMARTDNEGLVTVELANVNAGVVTVTASIGDYLASTEISFVPETPVKLLIYSNGTELTGHPVVGDNLLAVAMCSIALCNGIPMNYQWEVESSAGSGVFVAIPGATSETLTVTANLQKRAVRVVSH, encoded by the coding sequence GTGGCATTCAAACCTCTTGTTGTGTGGATTAATATTACCTTGCAACTGTTATTTCCGTTGAGCCTTTCCTTTGCCCCAGTAATAGCAAAAATGCTTGCCCCGGCTCCCCTAACCAAGCCTGTTACCCTGTATGAAACCGAGCCATATACCTTATCGTTAGGTGAGACAGTCTATAGTGTTGCCAAAAAACAGCATATTACGCTGGATGAGTTAAAAAAGGCTAATCAGTTTCGCTCATTTTCAAAACCGTTCAATCAACTGGGGAGCGGCGATGAAATTGATATCCCGACTGCAGCATCATTGCGCTTAAAAAACCAGCAAACGGAAGCTTCCCCAGTGGTACCCCTTTCTCAACATAATGAGAGGCTGGCACATGGCCTGTTAAAGGGGACCACACTGTTAGCCGATGATAACACTCCGTTGGCAGCGGCAGGCATGGCGCGTTCGATGGTGGTGGGTGAAATCAATGATTCGGCACAACATTGGCTGAGTTCGTATGGTACGGCGCGCGTTCAACTTAATCTTAATGATGACTTCAGCCTGGAAGGGAGCTCGGTAGATCTTCTGGTACCGCTTTATGATGACAAGAAATCGCTTTTATTCAGCCAGTTAGGGATGAGAAACAAAGACAGCCGCAACACCGTGAATCTCGGGGCGGGCGTTCGGACTGTGCAAGATAATTGGATGTATGGGGTTAACGCCTTTTATGATCGTGACATGACGGGTAAGAACGACCGTGTCGGTTTTGGGGTTGAAGCCTGGACGGATTACCTGAAGCTATCGGCTAACAGCTATCTGGCTCTCACCGATTGGCATCAATCCCGGGATTTTGCCGATTACAATGAGCGCCCTGCCAACGGCTATGATCTGCGGGCAGAGGCTTATTTGCCCGCTTATCCTCAGTTGGGTGGAAAGTTGATGTTTGAGCAGTACCGGGGTGACGAAGTGGCATTGTTTGGCAAGGATGACCGGCAGAAAAATCCCTATGCGGTCACCGCGGGGATCAACTATACACCGATCCCCCTGATCACTATTGGAGCAGAGCACCGTGCAGGTAAAGGTAGCCGTAACGATAGCAGCATCAGTATGCAACTGAACTACCGTCTGGGGGAATCCTGGCAGGCGCAAATTGATCCCTCTGCGGTGGCTGCAAGCCGTACTCTGGCCGGTAGCCGTTATGATCTGGTGGAGCGTAATAACCAGATTGTGCTGGAGTACCAGAAACAAACGTTAATCCAATTGGCATTGCCCGATCAAATGACCGGAAGTGCTTTTGAAACGATCAAAGTGGATGCACAGGTGACGGCGAAATATGGGCTTGAACGCATCGATTGGGATAGCGCATCGCTGGTGGCTGCCGGGGGGATGGTAATACAAACATCCTCACAAAGCATTTCGCTAAAATTACCCCCTTTTATGGCTGGCAATAATAACTACACCTTAGCTGCCGTGGCTTATGATAATCAGGGCAATGCTTCAAACCGCAGTACCACGCAGATCGTTGTCACGCAACAAAATGTCAGCATAGTCAATTCCAGCACTCAGGCTTCCCCAGTCGAAATACCTGCTGATGGCGTTACCAAAAGCATGGTTACCTTGACTTTAAAAGACCTTAACAACTTGCCGGTTCAGGGAATGGGGGACCAACTGATAGCGGAATTGCATTTTACACCGAATACGGGGACAACCCAGCCTATCAGTAACCCGCTGTTGAGTACCGTTACCGAGACCGCACCGGGGGTCTACACCTATCAGTTAACGGCAGGTTTCTCCCAGGGAGAAGCTATTATTGCTCCAACAATTAATGATATCTCTCTGGCTTCAGCTAAAGTTAATTTAATCGCGAGTAGTCAGGTACTGAGCCCGGAAAACTCCCTTTTTAGCGTAGAACCGGCAGAAATTATTGCTGATGGTTTACAGACCAGTATGTTGGACTTTACTGCCCTGGATAACAATCACCAGCCGATTAACGGGTTAACGGTGGCCTTTGAGGTTACGGGCATTCCCGAAGTGACTCTGAGCGCGGTAACGGAAAATAACGGCGTGTACAGCGCCAAACTGAGTGGAACAGTCGCAGGCACGGTAACCGTAGTTCCTACAGTAAATGGTGCCGCCGTGGAGATGAAGTCACACGACGTGGTGCTCACCGCCGATCGCAGCGCTGCCACCATTGAGCTGATGGTGATTAGCGATCATGCATACGCTAATGGCGTCGATGTGAATAAGGTTGAAGCAAGGGTAACCGATAGCCATGGCAATCCTATCGATGCTACCGCAGTGGAGTTTGAGGTAGACAATGGTGCGACGGTCCTGTCCCCTATGGCCAGAACAGATAATGAGGGGCTGGTGACGGTGGAGCTAGCCAATGTTAATGCCGGAGTCGTCACAGTTACTGCCTCTATTGGTGACTACTTGGCGAGTACAGAGATCTCTTTTGTACCAGAAACACCGGTCAAATTGTTGATATACAGCAACGGCACCGAGCTGACTGGGCATCCTGTCGTTGGGGATAACCTCCTGGCCGTTGCAATGTGTTCAATTGCTTTGTGTAACGGAATACCTATGAATTATCAGTGGGAAGTGGAGTCATCTGCAGGTTCGGGGGTCTTTGTCGCTATTCCTGGCGCAACCTCAGAAACATTGACGGTGACGGCAAACTTACAGAAACGGGCTGTTCGAGTGGTATCGCATTAA
- the yfcG gene encoding GSH-dependent disulfide bond oxidoreductase, which translates to MIDLYYAPTPNGHKITLLLEEVGLPYRIHRVNISAGDQFAPAFLAISPNNKIPAIVDQQPVDGGAPISLFESGEILLYLAEKTGKLLSKGVRERAATLQWLFWQVAGFGPMLGQNHHFNHYAPQPVPYAIERYQQETKRLYGVLETELQRHPYLGGDNYSIADIATYPWVVSHPRQRIDLADYPAVRNWFERIRNRPATERAYKLADQA; encoded by the coding sequence ATGATTGATCTGTATTACGCACCGACTCCCAATGGGCACAAAATTACCCTGCTTTTGGAGGAGGTTGGTTTACCTTATCGTATCCATCGCGTAAATATCAGTGCTGGCGATCAATTCGCACCAGCGTTTCTGGCCATTTCTCCCAACAACAAAATCCCGGCCATCGTCGATCAACAACCCGTTGACGGTGGGGCCCCCATAAGCCTGTTTGAATCGGGCGAGATCCTGCTCTATCTGGCAGAGAAAACCGGTAAACTACTCAGCAAAGGGGTTCGCGAACGGGCAGCAACGCTGCAATGGTTATTTTGGCAGGTTGCCGGATTTGGGCCGATGCTCGGGCAAAATCATCACTTCAACCACTATGCACCGCAACCTGTCCCCTACGCTATAGAACGCTACCAGCAGGAAACCAAACGCCTGTATGGCGTACTGGAAACCGAGTTGCAACGGCACCCATACCTGGGCGGCGACAACTACAGCATTGCCGATATTGCGACTTATCCCTGGGTAGTGTCTCATCCACGTCAGCGCATCGATCTGGCGGATTATCCGGCGGTACGCAACTGGTTTGAACGCATCCGCAACCGCCCGGCAACGGAACGCGCCTACAAATTGGCAGATCAAGCCTAA
- the folX gene encoding dihydroneopterin triphosphate 2'-epimerase: MPCQQPDAIIRIKNLRLRTFIGIKEEEINNRQDVLINVAIHYPADKARNSEDISDALNYRTITKAIIRHIEDNRFALLEKLTQDVLDIVKQHPWVTYAEVEIDKLLALRYADSVSMTMSYRRETA, translated from the coding sequence ATGCCATGCCAGCAACCCGATGCCATTATCCGTATTAAAAACCTGCGGTTACGCACCTTCATCGGTATCAAGGAAGAAGAAATCAACAACCGTCAGGACGTTCTGATCAACGTGGCGATCCACTACCCGGCAGACAAGGCGCGTAACAGCGAAGACATTAGTGACGCCCTCAACTATCGCACCATCACCAAGGCGATCATTCGCCATATTGAAGACAACCGCTTCGCGCTGTTGGAAAAATTAACTCAGGATGTGCTCGACATAGTGAAACAACATCCATGGGTAACCTATGCTGAAGTAGAGATAGATAAATTGCTGGCCCTACGTTATGCAGACTCGGTTTCCATGACCATGAGTTACCGACGGGAAACCGCTTAG
- a CDS encoding TIGR01777 family oxidoreductase, which translates to MKILITGATGLIGSSLTRQLLHLSHELTLLTRNVAKARDKFGDRLSYWASLDEQRSLDGFDAVINLAGEPIADKRWSKAQKELLCRSRWDLTERLATLIAASNTPPSVLISGSAVGYYGDQGQAVVTEEEPPHDEFTHQLCQRWEALALRAQSSYTRVCLLRTGVVLSPKGGALAKMLPPFRMGLGGPIGNGRQYLPWIHIDDMVNAIIYLLDNPPLRGPFNMVAPYPVHNEQFTATLAKVLDRPAFLRAPAFAMRLLMGEAAVLVLGGQRAVPRRLEEAGFVFRFFELEQALDDVINQQA; encoded by the coding sequence ATGAAGATACTGATTACCGGCGCAACTGGGTTGATCGGCAGTAGCCTGACCAGGCAACTGCTGCACCTTTCGCATGAACTCACCCTGTTGACGCGCAACGTCGCCAAGGCACGGGATAAGTTCGGCGATCGGCTCAGCTACTGGGCTTCGCTTGATGAACAACGCTCTCTGGACGGCTTTGATGCCGTGATCAACCTGGCGGGTGAGCCGATTGCCGACAAACGCTGGAGCAAGGCGCAGAAAGAACTGCTATGCCGCAGCCGTTGGGATTTGACCGAACGACTAGCCACGCTCATCGCCGCCAGCAATACGCCACCTTCGGTACTGATTTCCGGCTCGGCGGTCGGTTATTACGGCGATCAGGGCCAGGCGGTGGTAACGGAAGAAGAACCTCCGCACGATGAATTTACCCACCAGTTGTGCCAACGCTGGGAGGCTCTGGCCTTACGGGCACAAAGTAGCTACACGCGCGTTTGTCTGCTGCGTACCGGCGTTGTGTTGTCGCCTAAAGGTGGAGCGCTGGCGAAGATGCTGCCGCCATTCCGTATGGGGTTAGGCGGGCCGATCGGCAATGGCCGCCAATATCTGCCCTGGATCCATATCGACGATATGGTCAATGCCATCATTTACCTGTTGGACAACCCTCCGCTGCGTGGGCCCTTCAATATGGTGGCACCTTATCCGGTGCATAATGAACAGTTCACCGCCACCCTGGCCAAGGTGCTGGATCGCCCAGCGTTTCTTCGTGCGCCAGCCTTTGCCATGCGGTTACTGATGGGTGAAGCGGCGGTGTTGGTATTAGGTGGGCAACGGGCGGTGCCGAGGCGGTTGGAAGAGGCGGGATTTGTTTTCCGTTTCTTTGAGCTGGAACAGGCGCTGGATGATGTGATCAATCAGCAGGCTTGA
- a CDS encoding fimbrial protein — MELSIKKILILLGGGLLTTFSYSGWAVQSCAFDQGSSTVSLIVPLNPGVISVGADIPVGTIIYQGAWTNTPSYMLCLIDQPPAYYNWAVSIVHAPLGLSGLNTGPFAGAVYNTNIPGIGVAISRYNDRSAAVMGTPGYRDEDIEIGDGGSFATLSSSTRYVSLIKIGPLTPGSYTIEASSFPTASDDILNSRFASPIQGLPLRLNNVTFQGNLTVSTQTCATPNVAVTLGSYEIHDYFTMINSTTPWVDASITLTNCPIFHGFYNQSNPAKMINFNTGLTPDTSSTNNSIGVRLTPTTEVLDAANGVMAIDPTIAGAASGVGIQLGWGESSQTPTLFNLAAEQSMMLPKDGNSAIRVPLAARYIQTTATPTPGKANGKVVFTINYY; from the coding sequence ATGGAATTATCGATAAAAAAAATTTTGATATTGCTCGGCGGCGGATTGTTAACAACATTTAGCTACAGTGGATGGGCCGTACAATCCTGTGCGTTTGATCAGGGGTCAAGCACCGTATCACTTATCGTGCCACTGAACCCAGGGGTAATTTCAGTTGGCGCAGATATTCCGGTAGGAACTATTATTTATCAGGGCGCTTGGACGAATACTCCCTCATATATGCTGTGTTTGATCGATCAACCCCCAGCTTACTATAACTGGGCTGTCAGTATTGTTCATGCCCCTCTTGGACTCAGTGGGTTAAATACTGGGCCATTTGCCGGGGCCGTGTATAACACTAATATTCCTGGGATTGGCGTTGCCATATCGCGCTACAACGATCGTTCTGCAGCAGTAATGGGGACCCCGGGATATCGTGATGAGGATATCGAGATCGGTGATGGTGGGAGTTTCGCCACGTTAAGTAGTTCAACACGCTACGTTTCACTGATCAAAATCGGTCCGCTGACGCCAGGAAGTTACACGATTGAAGCATCGAGTTTCCCCACCGCCAGTGATGATATATTGAATTCACGTTTCGCCAGCCCTATCCAAGGATTACCCCTTCGGCTCAATAACGTCACGTTTCAGGGAAACTTGACCGTCTCGACACAGACCTGCGCTACCCCTAATGTTGCTGTTACTTTGGGGTCTTACGAAATACATGACTATTTTACAATGATAAACTCCACCACTCCTTGGGTTGATGCTTCAATTACCCTGACTAATTGCCCGATATTCCACGGTTTTTATAATCAGAGCAACCCTGCGAAGATGATAAATTTCAATACAGGCTTAACTCCTGATACATCATCAACCAATAACAGTATTGGTGTGCGTCTGACACCGACCACCGAAGTGCTGGATGCCGCCAATGGTGTTATGGCTATCGACCCAACGATCGCTGGGGCAGCCTCAGGCGTAGGGATCCAATTAGGTTGGGGGGAGAGCAGCCAAACGCCGACGCTGTTTAACCTTGCGGCGGAACAATCAATGATGCTACCAAAAGACGGCAACTCGGCAATTCGCGTTCCCCTGGCTGCCCGTTATATTCAAACGACTGCGACTCCTACGCCGGGCAAAGCAAATGGCAAAGTGGTGTTTACGATCAACTATTACTAA
- the hisP gene encoding histidine ABC transporter ATP-binding protein HisP, whose amino-acid sequence MPEQKLAVTELHKRYGDHEVLKGVSLAANAGDVISIIGSSGSGKSTFLRCINFLEKPSEGTISLNNENIRMVRDKDGQLRVFDKKQLQLLRTRLTMVFQHFNLWSHMTVLENVMEAPIQVLGLSKAEARERAVRYLDKVGIDARAQIKYPVHLSGGQQQRVSIARALAMEPEVLLFDEPTSALDPELVGEVLRIMQKLAEEGKTMVVVTHEMEFARHVSSHVIFLHQGLIEEQGPPAELFGNPKSPRLQQFLSGALK is encoded by the coding sequence ATGCCTGAACAAAAATTAGCCGTCACCGAACTGCACAAGCGTTATGGTGACCATGAAGTACTGAAAGGGGTCTCCCTGGCGGCCAATGCGGGCGATGTGATTAGCATTATCGGTTCTTCCGGCTCCGGTAAAAGTACCTTTCTGCGTTGCATCAACTTCCTGGAGAAGCCCAGCGAAGGCACCATCAGCCTGAATAATGAAAATATTCGTATGGTGCGCGACAAGGATGGCCAGCTTAGAGTCTTTGACAAGAAACAGCTGCAGTTGCTGCGTACCCGCCTGACCATGGTGTTCCAGCACTTCAACCTGTGGAGCCACATGACGGTGTTGGAGAACGTGATGGAAGCTCCAATCCAGGTATTGGGGCTGAGCAAGGCTGAGGCGCGCGAACGGGCGGTGCGCTATCTGGATAAGGTCGGCATTGACGCGCGGGCGCAAATCAAATACCCGGTGCACCTCTCCGGCGGGCAACAGCAACGCGTTTCTATTGCCAGGGCGTTGGCAATGGAGCCGGAAGTGCTGCTGTTCGACGAGCCGACTTCGGCGCTGGATCCTGAACTGGTGGGCGAAGTGCTGCGCATTATGCAGAAATTGGCGGAAGAGGGGAAAACCATGGTGGTGGTGACGCACGAAATGGAGTTTGCGCGCCATGTCTCCAGCCACGTCATTTTCCTGCATCAGGGGCTGATTGAAGAGCAGGGGCCGCCTGCGGAGTTGTTTGGTAACCCTAAGAGCCCGCGTTTACAACAGTTCCTTTCTGGTGCTCTGAAGTAA